Proteins from a single region of Bradyrhizobium diazoefficiens:
- a CDS encoding ABC transporter substrate-binding protein, giving the protein MLKRKTGKIALGFAAAFCASAALATSVQARDLTIVSWGGAYQDAQKKAYFEPFKKLSGIPMNDESWDGGVGVLRAKVQGGAATWDVVQVESDELAVGCDEGLFEKMDYSKIGGEAAYIPPSVNPCGVGAILYDFVLGYDKDKLKDAPKGWADFFDTKKIPGKRGLRQGPKTTLEIALMADGVAPKDVYKVLATDEGVERAFKKLDTIKGDIVWWKAGAQPPQLLASGEVAMTSVYNGRIDAANKNEKKNFGIVWDGALFTLDSWVILKGSPNKDAAYKFLDFAGKAENQSKLSENIAYGTSNKDAAARLQPAVLKDLPTAPDNIKNAVEINVAFWLENIDRLTERFNKWAAK; this is encoded by the coding sequence ATGCTGAAGCGCAAGACTGGCAAGATTGCTCTGGGTTTCGCCGCGGCGTTTTGCGCCAGCGCTGCACTGGCCACGAGCGTGCAGGCGCGTGACCTCACAATCGTGTCGTGGGGTGGCGCGTATCAGGATGCCCAGAAGAAGGCCTATTTCGAGCCGTTCAAGAAGTTATCAGGCATTCCCATGAACGACGAATCCTGGGACGGCGGCGTCGGCGTGTTGCGCGCCAAGGTGCAGGGTGGCGCCGCCACCTGGGACGTCGTCCAGGTCGAGAGCGACGAACTGGCGGTCGGCTGCGATGAAGGCCTGTTCGAGAAGATGGATTATTCCAAGATCGGCGGCGAGGCCGCCTATATCCCGCCGTCGGTCAATCCCTGCGGCGTCGGCGCCATCCTCTACGATTTCGTGCTCGGTTACGACAAGGATAAGCTGAAGGACGCGCCCAAGGGCTGGGCCGACTTCTTCGACACCAAGAAGATTCCCGGCAAGCGCGGCCTGCGTCAGGGCCCGAAGACCACGCTCGAGATCGCCTTGATGGCCGACGGCGTCGCACCGAAGGACGTCTACAAAGTGCTGGCGACCGACGAGGGCGTCGAGCGCGCATTCAAGAAGCTGGACACCATCAAGGGCGACATCGTCTGGTGGAAGGCCGGCGCCCAACCGCCGCAATTGCTCGCCTCCGGCGAGGTAGCGATGACGTCGGTCTACAATGGCCGCATCGACGCCGCGAACAAGAACGAGAAGAAGAATTTCGGCATAGTGTGGGATGGCGCGCTCTTCACCCTCGACAGCTGGGTCATCCTGAAGGGGAGCCCCAACAAGGACGCGGCCTACAAGTTCCTGGACTTCGCAGGCAAGGCGGAGAACCAGTCAAAACTGTCGGAGAACATTGCTTACGGCACCTCGAACAAGGATGCAGCAGCCCGGCTGCAGCCGGCCGTTCTGAAGGACCTGCCGACAGCGCCTGACAACATCAAGAACGCGGTCGAGATCAACGTTGCTTTCTGGCTCGAGAATATCGATCGCCTGACCGAGCGCTTCAACAAATGGGCCGCAAAATAG
- a CDS encoding DUF899 domain-containing protein, with protein MTSADKAGRNGQAAMQTPPVVSPQDWEAARQQLLVKEKAHTRARDALAAERRRMPWMAVNKSYAFEAPSGKVSLLDLFQGRRQLIVYRAFFEPGVFGWPDHACRGCSMVADQVAHVAHLNARDTTLVFASRAPQADIARLKQRMGWIMPWVTITDSFDADFGVGEWHGTNVFYRDGDRIFRTYFVKSRGDEQMGGTWNYLDITPLGRQEVWEDSPKGYPQTPTYKWWNWHDSYEQGAAPDKRWVEISDAGEKAFREEAAEGRD; from the coding sequence ATGACATCAGCAGACAAAGCAGGACGTAACGGACAGGCCGCCATGCAAACACCGCCGGTGGTGTCGCCGCAGGACTGGGAGGCAGCCCGTCAGCAACTGCTCGTGAAGGAAAAGGCGCACACCCGCGCCCGCGACGCCCTCGCCGCCGAACGCCGGCGCATGCCGTGGATGGCCGTGAACAAGAGCTATGCATTCGAGGCGCCTTCGGGCAAGGTCAGTCTGCTCGATCTGTTCCAGGGCCGGCGACAGCTGATCGTGTACCGGGCCTTCTTCGAGCCCGGCGTGTTCGGCTGGCCGGATCACGCGTGCCGGGGCTGCTCAATGGTGGCCGATCAAGTTGCCCATGTTGCCCATTTGAATGCCCGTGACACCACGCTCGTCTTTGCCTCACGCGCGCCGCAGGCCGATATCGCGCGGCTGAAGCAGCGGATGGGCTGGATCATGCCGTGGGTCACCATCACCGACAGTTTCGATGCCGATTTCGGCGTCGGCGAGTGGCACGGCACTAATGTGTTCTACCGCGACGGCGACCGAATCTTCCGCACCTATTTCGTCAAGAGCCGCGGGGACGAGCAGATGGGCGGCACCTGGAACTACCTCGACATCACGCCGCTCGGCCGTCAGGAGGTCTGGGAGGATTCGCCCAAGGGCTATCCTCAGACGCCGACCTACAAATGGTGGAATTGGCACGACAGCTACGAGCAAGGTGCGGCGCCGGACAAGAGGTGGGTGGAGATTTCGGACGCCGGCGAGAAGGCGTTTCGCGAGGAGGCTGCGGAAGGACGTGACTAG
- a CDS encoding L,D-transpeptidase, producing the protein MFNLDTFKNYSRAVAVGAVAVTAIAFAGPAKAAPVQLFPFFQPLPTMTAPQPYQPYQATPYQAAPSEDQDVVETPARFRRQTVSYATREAPGTIIIDTTNTYLYYVLGGGQAIRYGIGVGRDGFTWSGTQSVTKKAEWPDWTPPPEMIQRQPYLPRHMAGGPGNPLGARAMYLGGTVYRIHGTNAPDTIGKHVSSGCIRLTNDDVSDLYSRVNVGTKVIVLPITERRAELR; encoded by the coding sequence ATGTTCAATCTGGATACGTTCAAGAATTATTCGCGCGCCGTTGCTGTCGGTGCAGTGGCCGTGACCGCAATCGCATTCGCCGGCCCGGCCAAAGCGGCACCCGTGCAGCTGTTTCCGTTCTTCCAGCCGCTGCCGACCATGACCGCGCCGCAGCCGTACCAGCCCTATCAGGCCACGCCTTATCAGGCCGCGCCGTCGGAGGATCAGGACGTCGTCGAGACGCCGGCGCGCTTCCGCCGCCAAACCGTGAGCTATGCGACGCGCGAGGCGCCCGGCACCATCATCATCGATACGACCAACACCTATCTCTATTATGTGCTCGGAGGCGGCCAGGCGATCCGCTACGGCATCGGCGTCGGCCGCGACGGCTTCACCTGGTCCGGCACCCAGTCGGTGACCAAGAAGGCCGAGTGGCCGGACTGGACCCCGCCGCCGGAAATGATCCAGCGCCAGCCCTATCTGCCGCGCCACATGGCCGGCGGCCCCGGCAACCCGTTAGGGGCCCGCGCCATGTATCTCGGCGGCACCGTCTACCGCATCCACGGCACCAACGCTCCCGACACGATCGGCAAGCACGTCTCCTCCGGCTGCATCCGCCTGACCAATGACGACGTCTCCGACCTCTACTCCCGCGTCAACGTCGGCACCAAGGTGATCGTGCTGCCGATAACCGAGCGCCGCGCCGAGCTTCGCTAG
- a CDS encoding ABC transporter ATP-binding protein, with the protein MEAGMVTPAPALVRFSGIQKTYDGEHLVVKNLDLDIRKGEFITLLGPSGSGKTTTLMMLAGFEVPTRGEIYLADRPIKNMPPHKRDIGMVFQNYALFPHLTIAENVAFPLSVRNTNKTETQARVKAALRMIKMETMAQRRPGQLSGGQQQRVALARALVFNPQLVLMDEPLGALDKRLREQMQLEIKQLHETMGITVVYVTHDQSEALTMSDRIAVFNDGIVQQIDKPDALYEHPVNSFVANFVGENNVLSGTVETVDKPYCRVALAAGGTVTARAVNVSGAGASTSLSVRPERVAIIPDGSSSDGPNRLPATVQNMIYLGDHALAVLDVSGNAEFMVKLQPGAHGSLAHGDNVFITFRPEDCLALDPV; encoded by the coding sequence ATGGAAGCCGGCATGGTCACGCCTGCGCCGGCACTGGTGCGCTTTTCCGGCATTCAGAAGACCTATGATGGTGAGCACCTCGTGGTGAAGAACCTCGACCTCGACATCAGGAAGGGCGAGTTCATCACCCTGCTCGGCCCGTCGGGCTCGGGCAAGACGACCACGCTGATGATGCTGGCCGGCTTCGAGGTCCCGACCCGGGGCGAGATCTATCTCGCGGACCGGCCGATCAAGAACATGCCGCCGCACAAGCGCGATATCGGCATGGTGTTCCAGAACTACGCCCTGTTTCCGCACCTGACGATCGCGGAGAACGTCGCCTTCCCGCTCTCCGTTCGCAACACGAACAAGACGGAAACGCAAGCGCGCGTCAAAGCGGCGCTGCGCATGATCAAGATGGAAACAATGGCGCAGCGGCGGCCCGGGCAATTGTCCGGCGGCCAGCAGCAGCGCGTGGCGCTGGCCCGCGCGCTGGTTTTCAACCCGCAGCTCGTGCTGATGGACGAGCCCCTGGGCGCGCTGGACAAACGCCTGCGCGAGCAGATGCAGCTGGAGATCAAGCAACTGCACGAGACCATGGGCATCACCGTCGTCTACGTCACCCACGACCAGAGCGAAGCGCTCACCATGTCGGACCGCATCGCCGTGTTCAACGACGGCATCGTGCAGCAGATCGACAAGCCCGATGCTCTCTACGAGCATCCGGTCAACAGCTTCGTTGCCAACTTCGTCGGCGAGAACAACGTATTGTCCGGCACCGTCGAGACGGTCGACAAGCCATATTGCCGCGTAGCATTGGCGGCGGGCGGGACCGTGACCGCACGAGCGGTCAACGTATCAGGCGCGGGCGCATCGACCTCCTTGTCGGTGCGGCCGGAGCGGGTCGCCATTATCCCGGACGGCAGCTCCAGCGACGGACCGAACCGACTGCCGGCCACGGTGCAGAACATGATTTATCTCGGCGACCATGCGCTGGCCGTGCTCGATGTCTCGGGGAATGCCGAGTTCATGGTCAAGCTTCAGCCGGGCGCGCATGGCAGCCTGGCCCATGGCGACAACGTATTCATCACCTTCCGTCCCGAGGACTGCCTCGCCCTCGATCCGGTCTGA
- a CDS encoding PQQ-binding-like beta-propeller repeat protein → MKRSAAEIVREYGPFPGVEAVHGVTYDGTHVWFASGDKLNAVDPANGKIARSLDVAAHAGTAFDGRHLFQIAEDRIQKIDAATGAVVGTIPSPGGGGDSGLAWAEGSLWVGQYRERKIHQIDPDSGKILRTIESKRFVTGVTWVDGELWHGTWEGEDSDVRRIDPDTGKVLEQLDLPEGTMVSGLESDGGDRLFCGSGSAGKVRAVRRPGRR, encoded by the coding sequence ATGAAGCGTTCCGCCGCAGAGATCGTTAGGGAGTACGGGCCTTTTCCGGGCGTCGAGGCCGTGCATGGCGTCACCTATGACGGCACCCATGTCTGGTTCGCGTCGGGCGACAAGCTGAATGCCGTCGATCCCGCCAACGGCAAGATCGCGCGCTCACTCGATGTCGCCGCGCATGCGGGAACGGCGTTCGATGGCCGCCATCTATTCCAGATCGCGGAGGACCGCATCCAGAAGATCGATGCGGCGACCGGCGCGGTCGTCGGCACCATCCCTTCGCCCGGCGGCGGTGGCGATTCCGGATTGGCCTGGGCCGAAGGCTCGCTCTGGGTCGGACAGTACCGAGAGCGCAAAATCCATCAGATCGATCCCGACAGCGGAAAGATTCTCCGCACCATCGAAAGCAAGCGCTTCGTGACAGGCGTGACCTGGGTCGACGGCGAGCTCTGGCATGGCACCTGGGAGGGTGAGGACAGCGACGTCAGGCGGATCGATCCAGATACCGGCAAGGTGCTCGAGCAGCTCGATCTACCTGAAGGGACGATGGTTTCAGGGTTGGAATCCGACGGCGGCGATCGCCTGTTTTGCGGCAGCGGCAGCGCCGGCAAAGTGAGAGCGGTGCGCCGCCCCGGCAGACGGTGA
- a CDS encoding ABC transporter permease, whose product MTAAFLTGADAETKVPLKRRLKQAERARQLKALALVVPLLLFLLFTFAGPIAGMLWRAVDDREVRQVLPQTVAALANWDGKDLPDEKAYAALASDIQAARASGTLAIAAKRLNYALNGFRSILTSTARNLKTVPAPGTAKETLDKINPAWRERTTWTTIKDASGPVTGFYLLAALDLTRNADGAIVAAPPDQAIYRDVFARTFLISLGVTLLCLILGFPVAYLLAALPPGRSNLLMIFVLLPFWTSLLVRTCAWIVLLQSNGVVNDSLRWLGIIDEPLRLIYNRFGVCVAMTHVLLPFMILPLYSSMKAISPAYMRAAASLGAPPLTAFLRIYLPQTLPGIGAGSLLVFILALGYYITPALVGGAADQMISYFIALYTTETANWGLASALGAVLLLATILLALVYGKLVQGQQVTGGMKN is encoded by the coding sequence ATGACAGCCGCGTTCCTGACCGGCGCCGATGCCGAGACCAAGGTGCCGCTCAAGCGCCGCCTGAAGCAGGCCGAGCGCGCGCGCCAGCTCAAGGCGCTGGCGCTGGTTGTGCCGCTCCTGCTATTTCTGCTCTTCACCTTCGCTGGGCCCATCGCCGGCATGTTATGGCGCGCAGTTGACGACCGCGAAGTGCGTCAGGTTCTGCCTCAAACCGTCGCTGCTCTCGCCAACTGGGACGGCAAGGACCTGCCGGACGAAAAGGCCTACGCCGCACTGGCCAGCGACATCCAGGCGGCGCGCGCTTCCGGCACCCTCGCCATCGCGGCCAAGCGGCTTAACTACGCCCTGAACGGTTTTCGCTCGATCCTCACCAGTACCGCACGCAATCTGAAGACTGTGCCGGCGCCGGGCACCGCCAAGGAGACACTGGACAAGATCAATCCGGCCTGGCGCGAACGCACCACCTGGACGACGATCAAGGACGCCAGTGGCCCGGTGACCGGCTTCTATCTGCTGGCGGCACTCGACCTCACGCGCAACGCGGACGGCGCGATTGTCGCGGCTCCGCCGGATCAGGCCATCTACCGCGACGTTTTCGCCCGCACCTTCCTCATTAGTCTCGGTGTCACGCTGCTCTGCCTGATCCTTGGTTTCCCGGTCGCTTATCTGCTGGCGGCGCTGCCGCCCGGCCGGTCGAACCTGTTGATGATCTTCGTGCTGCTGCCGTTCTGGACCTCGCTCCTGGTGCGCACCTGTGCCTGGATCGTGCTGTTGCAGAGCAACGGCGTCGTGAACGACAGCCTGCGCTGGCTTGGCATCATCGACGAGCCCTTGCGCCTGATCTACAACCGCTTCGGTGTCTGCGTGGCCATGACCCACGTCCTGCTGCCGTTCATGATCCTGCCGCTGTACAGCAGCATGAAGGCGATCTCGCCTGCCTATATGCGCGCCGCCGCCTCGCTCGGCGCGCCACCCCTCACCGCCTTCCTGCGGATCTACCTGCCGCAGACCTTGCCCGGTATCGGCGCGGGAAGCCTGCTCGTGTTCATCCTGGCGCTCGGCTACTACATCACACCGGCCCTTGTCGGCGGCGCCGCCGACCAGATGATCAGCTACTTCATCGCGCTCTACACGACCGAAACGGCCAATTGGGGCCTTGCGTCGGCGTTGGGGGCGGTGCTGCTGCTGGCCACCATTCTGCTCGCGCTCGTCTACGGCAAGCTGGTGCAGGGCCAGCAGGTCACGGGAGGGATGAAGAATTGA
- a CDS encoding DUF4403 family protein, giving the protein MRLTLNLKTVLIAIAVLAASFFISLKAMDLLSPRATNPAPPVAQLPPLPPVSKSSIVVAPVAIALSAIRDQAEKASPRNFAGKAENPISQILQDADIGWTAVRGPMAATGDKDVLTLSTPITGKLNVTGSLSSKATGALGEALGSVLGGDAAKRIGAVNIKNLNASAEIKGNVVVTSRPKLAAAWHLEPNLGAQVNLGDTNLSLAGAKVNVPAQVKPLIDKTVGDQLNVVAERIRNDPSLRENAKVQWAKACRSIPLQGSGSSAALPPLWLEMKPTRAIAAQPRVDAQAVTLLLGLEAETRVTSTQTTPDCPFPDKISIVPPTGTGVNIGVPIDVPFTEINKLIAAQMVGHTYPEDGSGPVEVTVKSVNVVPSGERLLISLLVRAKEKKSWLGLGAEATVHIWGRPMLDQAQQTLRLADIQLAVESEAAFGLLGAAARAVVPQMQQALVQKATLDLKPIAANAREKIAAVIADFQKSEDGVKVEANISSLTLADIAFDSRTLRVVAEAGGTLNVYVTKLSGM; this is encoded by the coding sequence ATGCGTCTGACGTTGAATTTGAAGACTGTGCTGATCGCCATTGCGGTGCTCGCGGCGTCATTTTTCATCAGCTTGAAAGCGATGGACTTGCTGTCGCCGCGCGCCACCAATCCCGCGCCGCCGGTCGCGCAATTGCCGCCGCTGCCGCCGGTTTCCAAAAGCTCGATCGTGGTGGCGCCGGTGGCGATCGCGCTGTCGGCGATCCGGGACCAGGCAGAGAAGGCTTCGCCGCGCAATTTCGCCGGCAAGGCCGAGAATCCGATCTCGCAGATCCTGCAAGACGCCGATATCGGCTGGACGGCCGTCCGCGGACCGATGGCAGCGACCGGCGACAAGGACGTGCTGACACTGTCGACGCCGATCACCGGCAAGCTGAACGTAACAGGGTCATTGTCGTCCAAAGCCACCGGCGCGCTCGGTGAGGCGCTGGGCAGCGTGCTCGGCGGTGACGCGGCGAAACGGATCGGCGCGGTCAACATCAAGAATTTGAATGCCAGCGCCGAGATCAAGGGTAACGTGGTCGTCACCTCGCGCCCGAAGCTCGCCGCGGCCTGGCATCTCGAACCCAATCTCGGCGCGCAGGTCAATCTCGGCGACACCAACCTCTCGCTCGCCGGCGCCAAGGTCAACGTTCCCGCCCAGGTGAAGCCACTGATCGACAAGACGGTCGGCGATCAGCTCAACGTCGTTGCCGAGCGCATCCGCAACGACCCCAGCCTGCGCGAGAACGCGAAGGTGCAATGGGCCAAGGCCTGCCGCTCGATCCCGCTGCAAGGCAGCGGTTCCTCGGCGGCGCTGCCGCCGCTCTGGCTCGAGATGAAGCCGACCCGCGCCATCGCGGCGCAGCCGCGCGTCGACGCGCAAGCCGTGACGCTGCTGCTCGGCCTCGAGGCGGAAACGCGCGTGACGTCGACGCAGACCACGCCGGACTGCCCGTTTCCCGACAAGATCTCGATCGTGCCGCCGACCGGCACCGGCGTGAACATCGGCGTTCCCATCGACGTGCCCTTCACCGAGATCAACAAGCTGATCGCAGCCCAGATGGTCGGCCACACCTATCCCGAGGACGGCTCCGGTCCGGTCGAGGTCACCGTAAAGAGCGTCAACGTGGTCCCCTCCGGCGAGCGGCTGCTGATCTCGCTCCTGGTGCGCGCCAAGGAGAAGAAGAGCTGGCTCGGACTCGGCGCCGAAGCCACCGTGCATATCTGGGGCCGGCCGATGCTCGACCAGGCGCAGCAGACGCTGCGGCTCGCCGATATCCAGCTCGCGGTCGAATCCGAGGCGGCCTTCGGCCTGCTCGGCGCAGCGGCCCGCGCGGTGGTGCCGCAGATGCAGCAGGCGCTGGTGCAGAAGGCGACGCTCGACCTGAAGCCGATCGCCGCCAATGCGCGCGAGAAGATCGCAGCCGTGATCGCCGACTTCCAGAAGAGCGAGGACGGCGTCAAGGTCGAGGCCAATATCAGCAGCCTCACGCTGGCCGACATCGCCTTCGATTCCAGGACGCTGCGCGTGGTCGCGGAAGCCGGCGGCACACTGAACGTGTACGTGACCAAGTTGTCGGGGATGTAG
- a CDS encoding glycosyltransferase family 1 protein — MRVLIATDAWHPQVNGVVRTLTSLAAAAKALDVEIDFLTPDGFRSWPLPTYPGLRFALPGGKEIARRIEKAAPDALHIATEGPIGWAARAYCRRNGLAFTTSYTTRFPEYVSVRTGIPDAVGYAVLRHFHDAAAMTMVATPSLRQELSGRGFKRLGFWGRGVNTELFHPDSPAELDLPRPIFMTMGRVAVEKNLEAFLALDLPGTKVVVGDGPQKAALEKKYPDVVFLGEKKGADLTAHLAAADVFVFPSLTDTFGVVQLEALACGTPVAAFPVTGPKDVIADHPIGAIDNDLRAGCLRALTMSREACRNFALERSWENSARQFVGNLTSLQPSRILRASPVMARRPVRG; from the coding sequence ATGCGGGTATTAATCGCGACTGACGCCTGGCATCCGCAGGTCAACGGTGTGGTGCGGACGCTGACCTCGCTCGCCGCTGCCGCCAAGGCCCTGGATGTCGAGATCGATTTCCTGACGCCTGACGGCTTCCGGTCGTGGCCGCTACCGACCTATCCGGGCCTGCGCTTTGCGCTGCCGGGCGGGAAGGAGATCGCGCGGCGGATCGAGAAAGCGGCGCCGGACGCGCTGCACATCGCCACCGAAGGGCCGATCGGCTGGGCTGCGCGCGCCTATTGCCGCCGCAACGGCCTCGCTTTCACCACGTCCTATACGACGCGTTTTCCGGAATATGTCTCGGTGCGGACCGGCATCCCCGATGCCGTCGGCTACGCCGTGCTGCGCCACTTCCACGATGCCGCGGCCATGACCATGGTGGCGACGCCTTCGCTGAGACAGGAGCTCTCCGGGCGCGGTTTCAAACGGCTCGGCTTCTGGGGGCGCGGCGTCAACACCGAGCTGTTCCATCCTGATTCCCCCGCCGAGCTGGACCTGCCGCGACCGATCTTCATGACGATGGGGCGCGTGGCGGTCGAGAAGAATCTCGAGGCCTTCCTCGCGCTCGATCTGCCCGGCACCAAGGTCGTCGTCGGTGACGGTCCGCAGAAGGCGGCGCTCGAGAAGAAATATCCGGATGTTGTCTTCCTCGGCGAGAAGAAGGGCGCGGATCTCACCGCGCATCTCGCCGCCGCCGACGTCTTCGTGTTTCCGAGCCTCACCGACACCTTCGGCGTCGTGCAACTCGAAGCGCTCGCCTGCGGCACGCCGGTTGCGGCGTTTCCGGTGACGGGTCCGAAGGACGTCATCGCCGATCATCCGATCGGCGCGATCGACAACGATCTGCGCGCCGGCTGCCTGCGCGCGCTCACCATGTCGCGCGAGGCTTGCCGCAACTTCGCGCTGGAGCGCTCCTGGGAGAACAGCGCGCGCCAGTTCGTCGGCAATCTCACCTCACTCCAGCCCAGCCGCATCCTGCGCGCTTCGCCCGTTATG
- a CDS encoding helix-turn-helix domain-containing protein: MESLITAAARALEAGDPLGALNRVALRNDAPSLALRGIAMAQLGDLAKAKTLLRSAARAFGPREAVARARCVVAEAEIALVLRDLSWPARMLAGARATLASHGDLANAAHAGHIEARHLLLLGRIDDAERALAEISVSPLPPASQVVRELVVAGIAIRRLKSRDARAALERAGKAARQANIPALVAEVDSANLILNTPAARLIARGSEHPLLLGEVERLATSTALVVDTFHHVVRKQGVAVSLGTRPVLFALARLLAQAWPADVSREALISVAFRAKHVDESHRARLRVEIGRLRTQLKPLADIRATKQGFELAPRKTRDVLVLARPVEEKHAAVLAILADGEPWSSSALALALGMSARTVQRALEELARSNKVQSFGQGRARRWMTPPVPGFPTGLLLPGPLLKA, translated from the coding sequence ATGGAGTCGCTGATCACGGCGGCGGCGCGTGCGTTAGAGGCCGGCGATCCGCTCGGTGCGCTGAACCGCGTGGCGCTGCGCAACGATGCGCCGTCTCTGGCGCTGCGCGGCATCGCGATGGCGCAGCTCGGCGATCTCGCGAAAGCGAAGACGCTGCTGCGAAGCGCCGCGCGCGCGTTTGGTCCACGAGAAGCGGTGGCGCGCGCAAGATGCGTGGTCGCCGAGGCCGAGATCGCGCTCGTCTTGCGTGACCTGAGCTGGCCAGCGCGCATGCTCGCGGGCGCGCGGGCGACGCTCGCAAGCCACGGCGATCTCGCCAATGCCGCCCATGCCGGCCATATCGAGGCGCGCCATCTGCTCCTGCTCGGACGCATCGATGACGCCGAGCGCGCACTGGCCGAGATCAGCGTCTCCCCGCTGCCGCCTGCATCTCAGGTCGTTCGCGAGCTCGTGGTTGCCGGCATCGCCATCAGGCGCCTGAAATCAAGAGATGCGCGCGCCGCACTGGAGCGCGCAGGCAAGGCCGCGCGGCAAGCAAACATCCCGGCGCTGGTGGCCGAGGTCGACAGCGCGAACCTCATCCTGAATACGCCGGCCGCGCGCCTGATCGCGCGCGGCAGCGAACACCCGCTGCTGCTCGGCGAAGTCGAAAGACTGGCGACCTCGACAGCGCTCGTCGTCGACACCTTCCATCATGTCGTGCGCAAGCAAGGCGTTGCCGTGTCGCTCGGAACGCGGCCGGTGCTGTTCGCGCTTGCACGTCTGCTGGCACAGGCATGGCCCGCGGATGTCTCGCGGGAGGCGTTGATATCGGTCGCGTTTCGGGCAAAGCATGTCGACGAATCGCATCGCGCGCGATTGCGCGTCGAGATCGGACGGCTCCGCACCCAGCTCAAGCCGCTGGCCGACATCAGGGCGACGAAGCAGGGTTTTGAGCTGGCGCCGCGCAAGACGCGCGACGTCCTCGTGCTGGCGCGGCCCGTGGAGGAGAAGCATGCTGCCGTCCTGGCCATTCTCGCCGACGGCGAGCCCTGGTCGAGCTCGGCGCTCGCGCTCGCGCTCGGCATGAGCGCGCGTACGGTGCAGCGGGCCCTCGAGGAGCTGGCACGATCGAACAAGGTGCAGTCGTTCGGACAGGGCCGGGCGCGCCGCTGGATGACCCCGCCTGTCCCTGGGTTCCCGACAGGCTTGTTACTCCCCGGACCGCTCCTGAAGGCGTAG
- a CDS encoding ABC transporter permease, with translation MSDNLSLRTPSQRIAWTATIVISTLVFIFLIAPILAIMPLSFSSGSYLTYPLPGLSLRWYDDFINSPRWMNSLKNSMIIGVASTLLSMVLGTLAALGLAQWKSRFKPLVLAFVLSPVVVPGVITAVGLYFFFAPIGLTGSYLGLILAHTALATPFVVITVGATLQSFDTNLARAAASLGASPLYAFRRVILPLILPGLASGALFAFATSFDEVVIVLFMAGPEQRTLPREMFSGIRENISPTITAAAVILTTVSVILLATLEGLRRRNERLKGSSN, from the coding sequence TTGAGCGACAATCTTTCCCTGCGCACGCCCAGCCAGCGCATCGCCTGGACCGCGACCATCGTCATTTCCACGCTGGTGTTCATCTTCCTGATCGCGCCGATCCTTGCGATCATGCCCCTGTCTTTCAGCTCCGGCTCGTACCTCACGTATCCGCTGCCCGGCCTCTCCCTGCGCTGGTACGACGACTTCATCAACTCGCCGCGCTGGATGAATTCGCTGAAGAACAGCATGATCATCGGCGTCGCCTCGACGCTGCTGTCGATGGTGCTTGGCACGCTGGCCGCGCTGGGGCTTGCGCAGTGGAAGAGCCGGTTCAAACCGCTGGTGCTGGCGTTCGTGCTGTCGCCGGTTGTGGTGCCTGGCGTCATCACCGCGGTCGGTCTTTATTTCTTCTTCGCACCGATCGGACTGACCGGCAGCTATCTCGGCCTGATCCTGGCCCACACCGCGCTGGCGACGCCCTTCGTGGTGATCACCGTCGGCGCGACGCTGCAAAGCTTCGACACCAATCTGGCCCGCGCCGCCGCCTCACTCGGCGCCTCGCCGCTTTATGCGTTCCGACGCGTGATCCTGCCGCTGATCCTGCCCGGTCTGGCATCGGGCGCACTGTTCGCGTTCGCGACCAGCTTCGACGAGGTGGTGATCGTGCTATTCATGGCAGGTCCCGAGCAGCGCACCCTGCCGCGCGAAATGTTCAGCGGCATCCGCGAGAACATCAGCCCGACCATTACCGCAGCGGCGGTGATCCTGACGACAGTCTCGGTCATCCTCCTCGCCACCCTCGAAGGCCTGCGCCGGCGCAACGAACGGCTGAAGGGCAGCAGCAACTGA